A genome region from Schistocerca americana isolate TAMUIC-IGC-003095 chromosome 1, iqSchAmer2.1, whole genome shotgun sequence includes the following:
- the LOC124549186 gene encoding skin secretory protein xP2-like isoform X1 produces MTVHWWMHWFWITTVVAALLLVPLATGHPTAGPTSPPSAAGGRSAHAGPRDWHSWPPPYEDEEDDEDGFLGPRALPLEGRPPDEPPEELVPQDADVDGEILAEYAREVAASRAAARNSDVPEGNGAPGEQPASKALTTRDVLNVAPSVANSTVVDAVSSSQPNNSGSRGNSSSDSVTTGARESKSFSSSVAPVSVAPVKPLKAETGHNNVDTETKAGTARDRLPTSAPVAAASGSSTAAPESAEPQGGVATARAEVAPQDSSDAPQAGGVAASAEAGSPQPAEEDAYATAPAETVPETGPDASSVPPEEESAWTAYDASAAAAAAADDDVDVVGQQEEAAPRSRTAEREAADEEEVPAAEADAPVSRGRVAPAAPPTAAMDAASITGIALGIVVFSSLVGAVSFVMYRRRYLNKPQTLNDKCSNPDSSGYIDDSTLRVSSSKGHRVMTYKENSEEMYSLDNDSFLNSLEAMTIQNYWTDNVKHTKL; encoded by the exons TGGTGGCAGCCCTGCTGCTGGTGCCGCTGGCGACCGGCCACCCCACGGCCGGCCCCACGTCGCCACCGTCGGCCGCAGGGGGGCGCTCGGCGCACGCCGGCCCCCGCGACTGGCACTCCTGGCCGCCGCCCTACGAGGACGAAGAGGACGACGAGGACGGCTTCCTGGGGCCGCGCGCGCTGCCGCTCGAGGGCCGCCCGCCCGACGAACCGCCGGAGGAGCTGGTGCCGCAAGACGCAGACGTGGACGGCGAGATCCTCGCCGAATACGCTCGCGAGGTGGCTGCTAGCCGCGCCGCCGCTCGCAACTCCGACGTACCTGAAGGGAACGGGGCACCCGGAGAGCAGCCCGCCTCCAAGGCTCTGACCACCAGGGATGTACTGAATGTTGCGCCGTCGGTGGCCAACTCCACAGTCGTCGACGCAGTTTCGTCTAGTCAGCCAAATAATTCGGGCAGTCGCGGTAACTCTAGTAGCGATAGTGTGACGACTGGCGCGAGAGAAAGCAAGTCTTTCAGCTCTTCGGTGGCGCCAGTTTCTGTGGCACCTGTGAAGCCTCTGAAGGCGGAGACGGGGCATAACAACGTGGATACCGAGACTAAGGCGGGCACCGCGCGGGACCGGCTGCCGACGTCAGCTCCGGTGGCGGCCGCGTCTGGGAGCAGCACTGCCGCCCCCGAGAGCGCCGAGCCGCAGGGCGGCGTCGCGACGGCCCGGGCCGAGGTCGCGCCGCAGGACAGCTCCGACGCGCCGCAGGCCGGCGGCGTAGCTGCCTCGGCGGAAGCCGGCAGCCCCCAGCCGGCAGAAGAGGACGCGTACGCCACGGCACCAGCGGAGACAGTGCCGGAGACGGGCCCGGACGCGTCCTCCGTGCCGCCGGAGGAAGAGAGCGCCTGGACGGCGTACGACGCCtccgcggcggcggcagcggcggccgaCGACGACGTGGACGTGGTGGGCCAGCAGGAGGAGGCGGCgccacggtcgcgcacggcggagCGCGAGGCGGCCGACGAGGAGGAAGTCCCGGCGGCGGAGGCGGACGCGCCGGTGAGCCGCGGCCGCGTCGCGCCCGccgcgccgcccaccgccgccATGGACGCCGCCTCCATCACCGGCATCGCGCTCGGCATCGTCGTCTTCTCCAGCCTCGTCG GAGCAGTAAGCTTCGTAATGTACCGACGACGATATCTGAACAAGCCACAGACATTGAATGACAAGTGCAGTAATCCTGATTCAAGTGGTTACATTGACGACAGTACACTACGGGTGAGTTCCAGCAAGGGTCACAGAGTTATGACATACAAG gAGAACTCGGAAGAAATGTACAGTCTGGATAATGATTCATTTTTAAATAGTCTTGAAGCAATGACGATACAAAATTATTGGACAGACAATGTAAAACATACTAAACTGTAG
- the LOC124549186 gene encoding skin secretory protein xP2-like isoform X2, protein MTVHWWMHWFWITTVVAALLLVPLATGHPTAGPTSPPSAAGGRSAHAGPRDWHSWPPPYEDEEDDEDGFLGPRALPLEGRPPDEPPEELVPQDADVDGEILAEYAREVAASRAAARNSDVPEGNGAPGEQPASKALTTRDVLNVAPSVANSTVVDAVSSSQPNNSGSRGNSSSDSVTTGARESKSFSSSVAPVSVAPVKPLKAETGHNNVDTETKAGTARDRLPTSAPVAAASGSSTAAPESAEPQGGVATARAEVAPQDSSDAPQAGGVAASAEAGSPQPAEEDAYATAPAETVPETGPDASSVPPEEESAWTAYDASAAAAAAADDDVDVVGQQEEAAPRSRTAEREAADEEEVPAAEADAPVSRGRVAPAAPPTAAMDAASITGIALGIVVFSSLVGAVSFVMYRRRYLNKPQTLNDKCSNPDSSGYIDDSTLRENSEEMYSLDNDSFLNSLEAMTIQNYWTDNVKHTKL, encoded by the exons TGGTGGCAGCCCTGCTGCTGGTGCCGCTGGCGACCGGCCACCCCACGGCCGGCCCCACGTCGCCACCGTCGGCCGCAGGGGGGCGCTCGGCGCACGCCGGCCCCCGCGACTGGCACTCCTGGCCGCCGCCCTACGAGGACGAAGAGGACGACGAGGACGGCTTCCTGGGGCCGCGCGCGCTGCCGCTCGAGGGCCGCCCGCCCGACGAACCGCCGGAGGAGCTGGTGCCGCAAGACGCAGACGTGGACGGCGAGATCCTCGCCGAATACGCTCGCGAGGTGGCTGCTAGCCGCGCCGCCGCTCGCAACTCCGACGTACCTGAAGGGAACGGGGCACCCGGAGAGCAGCCCGCCTCCAAGGCTCTGACCACCAGGGATGTACTGAATGTTGCGCCGTCGGTGGCCAACTCCACAGTCGTCGACGCAGTTTCGTCTAGTCAGCCAAATAATTCGGGCAGTCGCGGTAACTCTAGTAGCGATAGTGTGACGACTGGCGCGAGAGAAAGCAAGTCTTTCAGCTCTTCGGTGGCGCCAGTTTCTGTGGCACCTGTGAAGCCTCTGAAGGCGGAGACGGGGCATAACAACGTGGATACCGAGACTAAGGCGGGCACCGCGCGGGACCGGCTGCCGACGTCAGCTCCGGTGGCGGCCGCGTCTGGGAGCAGCACTGCCGCCCCCGAGAGCGCCGAGCCGCAGGGCGGCGTCGCGACGGCCCGGGCCGAGGTCGCGCCGCAGGACAGCTCCGACGCGCCGCAGGCCGGCGGCGTAGCTGCCTCGGCGGAAGCCGGCAGCCCCCAGCCGGCAGAAGAGGACGCGTACGCCACGGCACCAGCGGAGACAGTGCCGGAGACGGGCCCGGACGCGTCCTCCGTGCCGCCGGAGGAAGAGAGCGCCTGGACGGCGTACGACGCCtccgcggcggcggcagcggcggccgaCGACGACGTGGACGTGGTGGGCCAGCAGGAGGAGGCGGCgccacggtcgcgcacggcggagCGCGAGGCGGCCGACGAGGAGGAAGTCCCGGCGGCGGAGGCGGACGCGCCGGTGAGCCGCGGCCGCGTCGCGCCCGccgcgccgcccaccgccgccATGGACGCCGCCTCCATCACCGGCATCGCGCTCGGCATCGTCGTCTTCTCCAGCCTCGTCG GAGCAGTAAGCTTCGTAATGTACCGACGACGATATCTGAACAAGCCACAGACATTGAATGACAAGTGCAGTAATCCTGATTCAAGTGGTTACATTGACGACAGTACACTACGG gAGAACTCGGAAGAAATGTACAGTCTGGATAATGATTCATTTTTAAATAGTCTTGAAGCAATGACGATACAAAATTATTGGACAGACAATGTAAAACATACTAAACTGTAG